A region from the Hydrogenimonas sp. genome encodes:
- a CDS encoding DNA-cytosine methyltransferase — protein sequence MHEKEVVFKLGELFCGPGGLALGAKKAIVRSLENKTTYRIKHVWATDYHQESCQTYAQNIKGAKIICSDVRNLMKDEKFISVLDEIDAFAYGFPCNDFSIVGESKGMGGEFGGLYKYGVKILSTFKPKFFLAENVGGLTSANEGKAFHQILNDLKNAGNGYELTVHKYRFEEYGVPQKRHRIIIVGIDKKIGLKFKVPAPTTKNKHISVKEVLEDNPIPSDAPNHEITKQSAIVVERLKYIKPGENIWQTELPEHLQLNVKGAKMSQIYRRLHPNQPSYTITGSGGGGTHGYHYKELRALTNRERARIQTFPDDFVFVGKKESVRRQIGMAVSPLMAQILFESILKTFACIDYESVEPNLQFNKI from the coding sequence ATGCACGAAAAAGAAGTTGTTTTTAAATTGGGTGAACTGTTTTGTGGTCCCGGTGGTTTGGCTTTGGGAGCAAAAAAAGCAATTGTCCGTAGTTTAGAAAACAAAACTACATATAGAATTAAGCATGTGTGGGCGACTGATTATCATCAGGAAAGTTGCCAGACATATGCGCAAAACATCAAAGGTGCAAAAATAATCTGTTCTGATGTAAGAAACTTGATGAAAGATGAAAAGTTTATATCAGTCTTGGATGAAATAGATGCTTTTGCTTACGGTTTTCCATGCAATGATTTTAGCATAGTGGGTGAATCCAAAGGAATGGGTGGAGAATTTGGAGGCTTGTATAAGTATGGAGTAAAAATTTTAAGTACGTTCAAGCCCAAATTTTTTTTGGCAGAAAATGTGGGCGGACTTACAAGTGCAAATGAGGGTAAGGCTTTTCATCAAATATTGAATGACCTAAAAAATGCAGGCAATGGGTATGAACTTACAGTACATAAATATCGTTTTGAAGAATACGGAGTCCCGCAAAAAAGACATAGAATAATAATTGTAGGGATTGACAAGAAAATTGGCCTTAAATTTAAAGTTCCTGCACCTACTACCAAAAATAAGCATATTTCAGTTAAGGAGGTTTTGGAAGACAATCCCATTCCATCTGATGCTCCAAATCATGAGATAACTAAACAATCAGCAATTGTTGTTGAACGTTTGAAATATATAAAACCTGGAGAAAATATTTGGCAGACCGAGCTCCCAGAACACCTTCAGCTCAACGTAAAAGGTGCAAAAATGAGTCAGATATACAGAAGACTTCATCCAAATCAGCCTTCTTACACAATTACAGGAAGCGGGGGCGGCGGCACCCATGGGTATCATTATAAAGAACTCAGAGCACTTACGAATCGCGAGCGGGCCAGAATTCAAACGTTTCCTGATGATTTTGTATTTGTTGGGAAAAAAGAAAGCGTGAGAAGACAAATTGGGATGGCGGTTTCGCCGCTCATGGCGCAAATTTTGTTTGAATCTATTTTAAAGACGTTTGCCTGTATAGATTACGAAAGTGTTGAACCAAATTTGCAATTTAATAAAATTTAA